The Gopherus flavomarginatus isolate rGopFla2 chromosome 25, rGopFla2.mat.asm, whole genome shotgun sequence genome has a segment encoding these proteins:
- the PTGES3L gene encoding putative protein PTGES3L isoform X3, with product MARQSAKTLWYDRPWYIFLEFCVEDSTDVKVDIEDHRVVFSCKNADGVEMYNEINLYARVNSKDSQQKRSDRSITCFVRKWKEKVGWPRLTKENIKPVWLFVDFDNWRDWEGDEEAEMAMTEQYAELLQKVTVKGTPPAMDDLDFTTRVASCRPAELPAEGGAKETLRGFHVVLEDTILFPEGGGQPDDRGLIDDIPVLRVTRQGPAAVHFVQTPLEPGSEVLLTVDWDRRFDHMQQHSGQHLITALADLMFGFKTTSWELGHQRTVIELDTPSVTAEQVEALEKNVNEKIRARIPVVVREHSEDDPEIETVRSRGLPDNHTGPVRIISIEGIDDNMCCGTHVSNLSDLQVVKLLGTEKGKKNKTNLVFLAGNRVLKSVERSHSIEKALTSLLKNGAEEHVEAVKRLQNSVKLLQKNNLNLLRDLAVLTAQNFKSNPGRGRVFVLHRKDGDSEFMNIIANEIGTEETLLFLTVGDEKAAGLFLLAGPSEVVEKLGPRVAELLEGKGAGKRDRFQGKATRMSRRAEVQALLQDFIGHQTLEE from the exons ATGGCGAG GCAATCTGCAAAAACGCTGTGGTACGACCGCCCGTGGTACATCTTTCTGGAGTTCTGCGTGGAGGACAGCACAGATGTTAAAGTCGACATTGAAGACCACCGGGTGGTGTTCAG CTGTAAAAATGCAGATGGCGTGGAGATGTACAACGAGATCAACCTATACGCCAGGGTGAACTCCAAA GACTCGCAGCAGAAGCGCTCTGACCGTTCCATCACCTGCTTTGTAAGGAAGTGGAAGGAGAAGGTGGGATGGCCGCGCCTCACCAAGGAGAACATCAAG CCAGTCTGGCTGTTTGTGGACTTTGATAACTGGCGAGACTGGGAAGGGGATGAGGAGGCAGAAATGGCCATGACTGAGCAGTACGCAGAG CTCCTGCAGAAGGTCACTGTTAAAGGCACACCCCCTGCAATGGATGACCTTGAT TTCACCACCAGGGTCGCGTCGTGCCGCCCCGCGGAGCTGCCGGCCGAAGGCGGCGCGAAGGAGACGCTGCGGGGCTTCCACGTGGTGCTGGAGGACACGATTCTCTTCCCCGAGGGCGGGGGCCAG CCCGACGACCGGGGACTCATCGACGACATCCCCGTGCTCCGCGTGACCCGGCAGGGCCCGGCAGCTGTCCACTTCGTGCAGACGCCGCTGGAGCCGGGCAGCGAGGTGCTGCTGACGGTGGACTGGGACAGGAGGTTTGACCACATGCAGCAGCACTCAG GGCAGCATCTCATCACTGCCCTTGCAGATCTGATGTTTGGTTTCAAAACAACTTCATG GGAGCTAGGCCATCAGCGCACTGTCATCGAGCTGGACACACCTTCGGTGACAGCAGAACAGGTGGAGGCCCTAGAGAAGAACGTGAATGAGAAAATCCGGGCCCGTATTCCTGTGGTGGTGAGGGAGCACTCTGAGGATGACCCAGAGATCGAGACA GTGAGAAGCCGCGGTTTGCCAGATAACCACACAGGGCCAGTGCGTATCATAAGCATCGAGGGCATAGATGACAACATGTGCTGCGGGACTCATGTCTCCAACTTAAGTGACCTGCAG GTTGTTAAGCTCCTTGgcacagaaaagggaaaaaagaacaaaaccaacTTGGTCTTTCTGGCAGGAAATAGAGTACTGAAGTCTGTCGAGCGAAGTCACAGCATCGAGAAGGCACTAACCTCGCTGCTTAA aaatggagcagaggagcatgtggaggCTGTGAAGAGGCTGCAGAATTCTGTGAAGCTGCTTCAGAAG AACAACTTGAACTTGCTTAGAGACCTCGCCGTTTTGACAGCACAGAACTTCAAAAGCAATCCAGGCCGAGGCCGAGTGTTTGTGTTACACAG GAAAGACGGTGACTCTGAGTTCATGAATATCATCGCCAATGAGATCGGGACAGAG GAGACCCTTCTCTTCCTGACTGTGGGAGACGAGAAGGcagctgggctcttcctcctggCTGGGCCCAGTGAAGTGGTTGAAAAATTAGGCCCCAG AGTGGCGGAACTGCTGGAAGGCAAAGGAGCTGGAAAACGGGACCGCTTCCAAGGCAAGGCGACCAGGATGAGCAGGCGAGCAGAGGTGCAGGCCCTGCTCCAGGACTTCATTGGCCACCAGACCCTGGAGGAGTAA
- the PTGES3L gene encoding putative protein PTGES3L isoform X1: MVFQCQRDSWARQFTTRVASCRPAELPAEGGAKETLRGFHVVLEDTILFPEGGGQPDDRGLIDDIPVLRVTRQGPAAVHFVQTPLEPGSEVLLTVDWDRRFDHMQQHSGQHLITALADLMFGFKTTSWELGHQRTVIELDTPSVTAEQVEALEKNVNEKIRARIPVVVREHSEDDPEIETVRSRGLPDNHTGPVRIISIEGIDDNMCCGTHVSNLSDLQVVKLLGTEKGKKNKTNLVFLAGNRVLKSVERSHSIEKALTSLLKNGAEEHVEAVKRLQNSVKLLQKNNLNLLRDLAVLTAQNFKSNPGRGRVFVLHRKDGDSEFMNIIANEIGTEETLLFLTVGDEKAAGLFLLAGPSEVVEKLGPRVAELLEGKGAGKRDRFQGKATRMSRRAEVQALLQDFIGHQTLEE; the protein is encoded by the exons ATGGTGTTCCAGTGCCAGAGGGACAGCTGGGCCCGGCAG TTCACCACCAGGGTCGCGTCGTGCCGCCCCGCGGAGCTGCCGGCCGAAGGCGGCGCGAAGGAGACGCTGCGGGGCTTCCACGTGGTGCTGGAGGACACGATTCTCTTCCCCGAGGGCGGGGGCCAG CCCGACGACCGGGGACTCATCGACGACATCCCCGTGCTCCGCGTGACCCGGCAGGGCCCGGCAGCTGTCCACTTCGTGCAGACGCCGCTGGAGCCGGGCAGCGAGGTGCTGCTGACGGTGGACTGGGACAGGAGGTTTGACCACATGCAGCAGCACTCAG GGCAGCATCTCATCACTGCCCTTGCAGATCTGATGTTTGGTTTCAAAACAACTTCATG GGAGCTAGGCCATCAGCGCACTGTCATCGAGCTGGACACACCTTCGGTGACAGCAGAACAGGTGGAGGCCCTAGAGAAGAACGTGAATGAGAAAATCCGGGCCCGTATTCCTGTGGTGGTGAGGGAGCACTCTGAGGATGACCCAGAGATCGAGACA GTGAGAAGCCGCGGTTTGCCAGATAACCACACAGGGCCAGTGCGTATCATAAGCATCGAGGGCATAGATGACAACATGTGCTGCGGGACTCATGTCTCCAACTTAAGTGACCTGCAG GTTGTTAAGCTCCTTGgcacagaaaagggaaaaaagaacaaaaccaacTTGGTCTTTCTGGCAGGAAATAGAGTACTGAAGTCTGTCGAGCGAAGTCACAGCATCGAGAAGGCACTAACCTCGCTGCTTAA aaatggagcagaggagcatgtggaggCTGTGAAGAGGCTGCAGAATTCTGTGAAGCTGCTTCAGAAG AACAACTTGAACTTGCTTAGAGACCTCGCCGTTTTGACAGCACAGAACTTCAAAAGCAATCCAGGCCGAGGCCGAGTGTTTGTGTTACACAG GAAAGACGGTGACTCTGAGTTCATGAATATCATCGCCAATGAGATCGGGACAGAG GAGACCCTTCTCTTCCTGACTGTGGGAGACGAGAAGGcagctgggctcttcctcctggCTGGGCCCAGTGAAGTGGTTGAAAAATTAGGCCCCAG AGTGGCGGAACTGCTGGAAGGCAAAGGAGCTGGAAAACGGGACCGCTTCCAAGGCAAGGCGACCAGGATGAGCAGGCGAGCAGAGGTGCAGGCCCTGCTCCAGGACTTCATTGGCCACCAGACCCTGGAGGAGTAA
- the PTGES3L gene encoding putative protein PTGES3L isoform X2, with translation MARQSAKTLWYDRPWYIFLEFCVEDSTDVKVDIEDHRVVFSCKNADGVEMYNEINLYARVNSKDSQQKRSDRSITCFVRKWKEKVGWPRLTKENIKPVWLFVDFDNWRDWEGDEEAEMAMTEQYAELLQKVTVKGTPPAMDDLDDDI, from the exons ATGGCGAG GCAATCTGCAAAAACGCTGTGGTACGACCGCCCGTGGTACATCTTTCTGGAGTTCTGCGTGGAGGACAGCACAGATGTTAAAGTCGACATTGAAGACCACCGGGTGGTGTTCAG CTGTAAAAATGCAGATGGCGTGGAGATGTACAACGAGATCAACCTATACGCCAGGGTGAACTCCAAA GACTCGCAGCAGAAGCGCTCTGACCGTTCCATCACCTGCTTTGTAAGGAAGTGGAAGGAGAAGGTGGGATGGCCGCGCCTCACCAAGGAGAACATCAAG CCAGTCTGGCTGTTTGTGGACTTTGATAACTGGCGAGACTGGGAAGGGGATGAGGAGGCAGAAATGGCCATGACTGAGCAGTACGCAGAG CTCCTGCAGAAGGTCACTGTTAAAGGCACACCCCCTGCAATGGATGACCTTGAT GATGACATTTGA